A window of the Cryptosporidium parvum Iowa II chromosome 7, whole genome shotgun sequence genome harbors these coding sequences:
- a CDS encoding conserved integral membrane protein with 4 transmembrane domains, possible plant or bacterial origin — protein LKDFIIAYLNEVKDWRKQEKLIGSVISRGQRKFNNFICLETRLINNEFFKQKYVLFSLVHKRYPHKEEHLGTQSELLKVIVFGGLDGIITIFSLVSGCVAAGFTTIQLFTICMGSLLADAFAMSVGEYVSSKAEKEFVHSEQEREKWEVENCPEEEISEMYNLYQLKYGFSEEDAQKMVDLTFKYKDFFISNMMFEELGLIIEQGDSSQPSPLKTATFMFFSFALFGLIPMLSFVSFKYIFSLSDLLNEFSQALSFSTACICCAVTLYVLGYVKGKFCNMPPIRSAITMLVSGLIPGTVSYSVAAFVTYLTS, from the coding sequence TTAAAGGATTTTATAATAGCATATTTAAACGAAGTGAAAGATTGGAGGAAGCAAGAGAAGCTTATAGGGAGCGTGATATCGAGAGGTCAGCGtaagtttaataattttatttgtttggAAACACGgctaattaataatgaattcttcaaacaaaaatatgttTTATTTAGTTTAGTACACAAAAGATATCCTCACAAAGAGGAACACCTTGGAACTCAGAGTGAACTACTTAAGGTCATTGTTTTTGGTGGTCTAGATGGGATCATCACCATATTTTCACTTGTTTCTGGCTGCGTTGCTGCTGGTTTTACAACTATTCAGCTTTTTACAATTTGCATGGGTAGTCTACTAGCAGATGCATTTGCTATGTCAGTTGGAGAGTATGTTAGTTCTAAAGCTGAAAAGGAGTTCGTTCATTCTGAAcaagaaagagaaaaatgGGAAGTTGAAAATTGCCCAGAGGAAGAAATAAGTGAAATGTACAATTTATATCAGTTAAAATATGGGTTTTCTGAAGAAGATGCACAGAAAATGGTAGATTTAACTTTTAAATACAAGGATTTTTTTATATCAAACATGATGTTTGAAGAATTGGGATTGATAATTGAGCAAGGTGACTCCTCTCAACCCTCACCACTAAAAACTGCTACTTTCATGTTTTTCAGCTTCGCACTATTTGGACTCATACCAATGCTTTCCTTTGTTTCATTTAAATACatattttctctttctgATCTACTCAACGAGTTTTCCCAGGCACTTTCTTTCTCTACGGCATGTATTTGCTGTGCTGTTACACTTTATGTTTTGGGATATGTCAAAGGAAAGTTCTGCAATATGCCTCCAATTAGATCTGCAATTACAATGCTTGTTAGTGGACTTATCCCAGGCACTGTTTCTTATTCTGTTGCAGCTTTTGTTACTTACCTTACAAGTTAA